GGTGGGTACCCGCGAGTGCGGATTTTATTGCCATGATTGAGTATATCATACTTATAAAAGGCATCAGTATTAACTATTTTGTATCaagttattattaaaaaaatctttctATTCAAACTCTAACctcctttttctttcttcttttcttcttcttctctctttatttttgtttaatgaaTCTCTACTGTTGAAAAGTAAAAAACACTACTCTTCTCTCCATTTTTCTTTGTTAGAATATACTTAGTAATGACTTCCATTTTAGGCAATGAATGAACTATACAATCGTGAATACAATTGAATAAACTAAGAGAAACACCTATCCATGGGATAGAGTTTTTTTCCAAGGAATAAAGAGAAGATAAATACAAATCACCAGTTTAAAGTCAAAATATACTTGGGGTCAAATAGAATTGTTAatgttgaaaattaaaaataaagtttttcttcttcttatttttatttttttaatctattaatagattattttttgttattaattccAATAAATTGTTTTTCATAATCCAATATGACGTTAATACATAACACTCTCATCCTATTTGAAAATGATGTCTTGTACATTTGGTTAACACTTCGGCTTATTAAACTAGTAgggacaataaaaaaataaaaaagcatttATTAAAACTAAACTTTGCTACTAAACACACTCcctctaattattattataaaagagagagaaaaactacttttacaattataaactttttaaacttttaaatttcatgtaaaacacaaatcaaatctttttttaatatcaaatattcaaatacatatattaaatttttttgaaataaataaaagatatattagaaacaataatatttaacgattcaaaaataattattttttgtttataatagtaactaaaattcaaaatattctttttcttttaatagtAGTGACTAGGGAGAGAGAGAGTATATTTAACCAGCATTTGTATAAACTTATTCAATCAAGCTTCACCCTTTATGATCAATATTTGTATACATTTATCTAATCAAGATTTGTATAAAGATGGCTTTGATGtagtaaaacatttttttattgagaACTAAAATTGCCTAATTGCTGAGACAACTTGAGAAATTCCCTCAAATTTTGTTCTTTCTTTGAGAAGCATCTTAGCTAAATCAAGTGCCCGCCTCTCACAGGATGCACGTTTAGCAGCATCAATAATTGATTCAAAATCCTCAACATGTGCCACACCAACAATTCTTCtgttaatcaaataaatcaaatgTAAGAGTTAGTTACccttcttttattaaaaaggcCTACTGAAAAGATGCAACAAAAGCTTGTTTCAAAGGAAACTACCCTAAGAATCTCTCTTGCTAACACATAAATGATCATAAACACAAAAATTCTATAGCATTTGAAGAAGAGTCTTACTCTTACCTAATCATTTTGGCAGCGCCGAATCCGAGACTGTCATTAAACAACTCTGTCATGTATTTCTTCTGTACAAGCAGCTGAACCTCAGGATTGTTATAGATTCCTGGAAGATATGCCTCACCAGCCCCATTTCTGTGTTCATCCCAAAGAGCAATGAATTTTGTGTGGAAAAGATTCCAAGTATCTTCAATTGTCTTAAGAATCCACTCCTTATATGCCTGCATAAATTCATAATGTGTCATAGACAAAGAAAAACACTTATTCAACCTATAATCAATGTTTTCAGCAATTATAAGAATTAAACGAAGAGAATAGGCCACACAAAAGATGATCGAAAAAAGAGGACCTACTTTTCGATCGTTTGTTTCATTAGCATGTCCATCTTGAGAAAAGAAAGCCAAAATCAAGTTTCCAAAGAATGCTCCAAGATCAAAACCCATTGGTCCATAAAAGGCAAATTCAGGATCAATAATTTGAGTTGATTCACGAGTAACCATCACAGAACTAGTGTGGAGATCTGCATGTATTAGTGCTTGAGCCCTCTCACAGAAcctaaagaaacaaaattttctTACAAACAAAGACAACAAAACTACTgcataaaaagaagaaaaaagtgaGTCATAAATACTTTGATTTCAGTTCAGCAACTTCAAGCTTCAGTAGATTGTCGTTGCGAATAGCCTCAACATCGCGATCAAGATAAGGAGAAGTCCATCGATTATGTTCAGAAACTTTATAAGGATCAGAGAAAACAACCTGCTCAGTGAGCCTGCATAACTCAACGTTCCCACAGAAATCAGCAACTGCATCAAGCCATCATGAATTAAAGCTAATGGTAACATGTCATAACCCTTAAGGTAACAACATCAAGGAACAAAGTTCAAATTCCATATGAAAATGTTGTAAAATGACTATCAGTAACACTTTAATTAACAATAATGTTGAGGGAAGGGTCATATACATACCCTCCCGTTTATGCTCAGTAGTAGAACGGTAAAGCAGCGACGAAAAGAAGAGTGTGTTTGCAATGAAATCAGACATGTGTTGAGCTAACAAAGGATATTCAACACCAGCAACCAATCCTTTTCTGAGGATTATGTGTGGTGGCTCAAGATAACGCATACCAATCAAAGACATTGTACGGTCAAAATGATACACTTCTGGTACATGATCAGGGCTCAATCGACCCTTTTCTTTTAACGCTAAAGACTCAAAATATGCTCTCTCTTTTGTCATCTTCCATGATTCACCTACTAAACGAACGTATGGCAGAGCCTATAGTACAAACAACAATGTCATCAATTCCAGCAACATACAATAGAGAAAGTGTGAACTAATTCCTAACagaaaattaaaaaccaaacgaaaatatttttaacaggGTAagtgaaaattaataaatatgtgTGGCAACTCATTAATCATCTAAACGTAATTAACAACTATTTTGAACTTTACTAAATTTTGTTGTCAAGTGTgagataaaaatttgatattgaaTGAAAAAGTGTAAATTAAACACCATATAAGTGAAAACATCCATCTAATATCTTAAAGTTTTTTCCGGAAATTTGTTGTTAAATTTATGTCTAGAAATAACTACAACTCAAGTAATACTAAAAAGTTAAGAGTTACCTGTTTGATGACAAAAGAAGCTGTGGAACTAGAGACAATAAAGACAAGGTTAAGGTTGCCATCTCCGATTTCTTTAACGGATATGTCGGAGAAATTGTTGGCAAGTTTTGATGAGAGGGAAGGGACGGATTGAATGTATTCGATGAGTGTGTTCTCATTAAGCGGTTTGAACTCTGAAAAAGACATAGTAAGAGTGATTGTGTGacaaaatgaatgaaaacaGAGTGCACAGTTATGCGCTTGACAAATAAGCAATGAGCTGAGTATATAAAAGAGctgataattataatttatgtgttagatttcgttttttttttgttttttgtttttttgtgtgtgtgcaAATATCTCTGATAAGATTCATCATTCCCCTTAATTTTACTTTCGGAAGAGAGACGCAACCGTGGCTGCGCTATCATTTGATTTTAGAGGGGCGTCGGAGTTCACTGAATCTGGtcatattttcatactaaaAAAACTACTTATAAACAAAACGGCTATTTCactttgatttaaatttatatatatacatcaactttttaaataatttttttatattttatgctaaagataataataaaaagtaagatatattttaatttttattacatttttagactaaaaaaaatgtatattaattttttttgtaagtatttaataaatcattatttcatcttaatttttttttaacaaagaaaaagaaaatttgctcctagaatattattaaacaaaaataatatttatgtatttaatctaaaattttggTCATATAGATCAACTCTTCAAATACTACCGTCTATAAATTTAGTCTAATTgtaaaatacatcaacttttttaataacattttatttatattttttgtgataataatcaaaactaagacatattttaatttttattactttttttactcaaaaagaaaaacaactataataaattataaacaaaaatattatttatatattgaatcttaatttatatcatatatatatatatatataaagaatgcAAAATAAGTTGACACGTCCCGTTTAACTTGTCCAGTAATTAGCATGCCAAAAAAGCAAGATGAATTAATTTAGGTGGTCAAGTCAAAAGTATCACAAGCGTCTGTCTCATGGTGGATTGGTGGACTTGCGGACTGAcccactaaaaaaaaattatttgaacattttata
The genomic region above belongs to Cicer arietinum cultivar CDC Frontier isolate Library 1 chromosome 4, Cicar.CDCFrontier_v2.0, whole genome shotgun sequence and contains:
- the LOC101505871 gene encoding methylthioribose kinase-like, with product MSFSEFKPLNENTLIEYIQSVPSLSSKLANNFSDISVKEIGDGNLNLVFIVSSSTASFVIKQALPYVRLVGESWKMTKERAYFESLALKEKGRLSPDHVPEVYHFDRTMSLIGMRYLEPPHIILRKGLVAGVEYPLLAQHMSDFIANTLFFSSLLYRSTTEHKREVADFCGNVELCRLTEQVVFSDPYKVSEHNRWTSPYLDRDVEAIRNDNLLKLEVAELKSKFCERAQALIHADLHTSSVMVTRESTQIIDPEFAFYGPMGFDLGAFFGNLILAFFSQDGHANETNDRKAYKEWILKTIEDTWNLFHTKFIALWDEHRNGAGEAYLPGIYNNPEVQLLVQKKYMTELFNDSLGFGAAKMIRRIVGVAHVEDFESIIDAAKRASCERRALDLAKMLLKERTKFEGISQVVSAIRQF